From the Leifsonia sp. AG29 genome, one window contains:
- a CDS encoding ABC transporter ATP-binding protein, translated as MPVPVIAARDLVKKYKEFPAVDGISFDVEPGESFGLLGPNGAGKSTTMRMIGAVSTRTAGELSILGLDPDRYGPEIRSRLGVVPQADNLDTELRVRDNLIVYGRYFGLPAAAVRRRADELLAFAQLEDKAKAKVDDLSGGMKRRLTIARALINDPRILLLDEPTTGLDPQARHILWDRLFRLKEQGTTLVLTTHYMDEAEQLCDRLVVVDKGAIMAEGSPAALIRRYSTREVLEVRFGSERNAEVAEGLDGVGERVEVLPDRILVYSDDGEAELARLVERGLRPLTSLVRRSSLEDVFLRLTGRSLIE; from the coding sequence ATGCCCGTCCCCGTCATCGCCGCCCGCGACCTGGTCAAGAAGTACAAGGAGTTCCCCGCCGTCGACGGCATCAGCTTCGACGTGGAACCGGGGGAGTCGTTCGGCCTCCTCGGGCCGAACGGCGCAGGCAAGAGCACGACGATGCGGATGATCGGCGCGGTCTCGACGCGCACGGCGGGCGAGCTGAGCATCCTCGGGCTCGACCCCGACCGCTACGGGCCCGAGATCCGGTCGCGGCTCGGCGTGGTGCCGCAGGCCGACAACCTCGACACCGAGCTCCGGGTGCGCGACAACCTCATCGTCTACGGCCGCTACTTCGGCCTGCCCGCCGCAGCGGTCCGGAGGCGAGCGGACGAGCTCCTCGCCTTCGCTCAGCTGGAGGACAAGGCCAAAGCCAAGGTCGACGACCTCTCCGGCGGGATGAAGCGCCGCCTCACGATCGCGCGCGCCCTCATCAACGACCCGCGCATCCTCCTGCTCGACGAGCCGACGACCGGTCTCGACCCTCAGGCCCGCCATATCCTCTGGGACCGCCTGTTCCGGCTGAAGGAGCAGGGCACCACGCTCGTCCTCACCACCCACTACATGGACGAGGCCGAGCAACTCTGCGACCGGCTCGTCGTGGTCGACAAGGGCGCCATCATGGCCGAGGGGTCGCCGGCGGCGCTCATCCGCCGGTACTCCACGAGGGAGGTGCTGGAGGTGCGGTTCGGCTCGGAGCGCAACGCCGAGGTGGCGGAGGGGCTCGATGGTGTCGGAGAGCGCGTGGAGGTGCTGCCCGACCGCATCCTGGTCTACAGCGACGACGGGGAGGCGGAGCTCGCGCGCCTCGTCGAGCGCGGCCTCCGGCCCCTCACGAGTCTCGTGCGCCGGTCGAGCCTCGAAGACGTCTTCCTCCGTCTCACCGGCCGGAGTCTGATCGAATGA